The Mycobacterium paragordonae genome includes a region encoding these proteins:
- a CDS encoding alkane 1-monooxygenase, whose protein sequence is MGSSVGIQAKLQPCQFDFSGVRARLARGPQANWPWRDPKRYVWLLGAVVPGLVAASWLLVRLTGICELWWSGPLLAFGAIPVLDHLLGPDPSNPPESALAWLSGDRLYRWATYLYLPNQYGSLMLACWFWAGGGWVTMTFADKFGLMMTVGLIGGLAINAAHDLGHTREQFERRLSKIALAQTCYGHFFVEHNRGHHVRVATPEDPASARFGENLYAFVPRSVVGGMRSAWRLEAGRLAGLAKSPWTLRNNVLNAWLLSILLFAVLAVWFGPEVLPWLIGQAIIGFGLLETVNYVEHYGLRRQKLPSGRYERVRPSHSWNSNTVVANVFLFHLQRHSDHHSNPLRPYQALRHVEEAPQLPAGYSTMLLLAMVPPLWHRVMDPRVLDFYRGDLRLAALKPDRRRAVCRRLRSTDGESVLPYRRVAPRVHCRTGHVLRRHRPV, encoded by the coding sequence ATGGGGTCGTCAGTTGGTATTCAGGCGAAGTTACAGCCATGTCAATTTGATTTCAGCGGCGTAAGGGCGCGGCTAGCGCGGGGACCACAAGCGAACTGGCCCTGGCGGGACCCGAAGCGGTATGTGTGGCTTCTCGGCGCCGTCGTGCCGGGGTTGGTCGCCGCCTCGTGGCTGTTGGTGCGGCTTACCGGGATCTGTGAACTCTGGTGGTCAGGGCCCCTCCTGGCCTTCGGAGCCATACCGGTCCTGGACCACCTGCTCGGTCCAGATCCGAGCAACCCGCCCGAGAGCGCGCTGGCCTGGCTCTCGGGAGATCGCCTATACCGTTGGGCCACTTACCTTTATCTACCGAATCAGTACGGATCACTGATGCTGGCATGCTGGTTCTGGGCGGGCGGTGGTTGGGTGACCATGACCTTCGCCGACAAGTTCGGACTGATGATGACCGTCGGCCTCATCGGCGGTCTGGCCATCAACGCCGCGCACGACTTGGGTCATACCCGGGAACAGTTCGAACGGCGGCTGTCCAAGATCGCGCTCGCTCAGACCTGCTACGGACATTTCTTCGTCGAACACAACCGGGGACACCACGTCCGGGTGGCCACGCCTGAAGACCCGGCAAGCGCGCGGTTCGGCGAGAACCTCTACGCGTTCGTGCCCCGCTCGGTCGTGGGCGGAATGCGGTCGGCGTGGCGGCTGGAGGCCGGGCGGTTGGCCGGCCTTGCCAAATCGCCCTGGACTCTTCGCAACAACGTGCTGAATGCCTGGTTGCTCAGCATCCTGCTGTTCGCCGTACTCGCCGTGTGGTTCGGGCCCGAGGTCCTGCCCTGGCTGATCGGGCAGGCAATTATCGGCTTCGGACTGTTGGAGACGGTCAACTATGTCGAGCACTACGGACTGCGGCGGCAGAAGTTGCCCAGCGGCCGATATGAACGGGTGCGGCCGTCACACAGCTGGAACAGCAACACCGTGGTGGCCAACGTCTTTCTCTTTCACCTGCAGCGGCATTCCGATCACCACAGCAATCCGCTGCGCCCGTACCAGGCGCTGCGGCATGTCGAGGAAGCGCCTCAGTTGCCCGCCGGGTACAGCACCATGCTGCTGCTGGCGATGGTCCCGCCGCTGTGGCACCGGGTGATGGACCCGCGCGTGCTCGACTTCTACCGCGGCGACCTGCGGTTGGCCGCACTCAAACCGGATCGACGGCGCGCCGTGTGCCGCAGGCTACGCTCTACCGATGGCGAAAGTGTTCTCCCGTATCGACGAGTCGCTCCGCGCGTTCATTGCCGAACAGGCCATGTTCTTCGTCGCCACCGCCCCGTCTGA
- the coaBC gene encoding bifunctional phosphopantothenoylcysteine decarboxylase/phosphopantothenate--cysteine ligase CoaBC yields MEGQRSERSSKRVIVGVSGGIAAYKACTVVRQLTEAGHRVRVIPTDSALRFVGAATFEALSGEPVRTGVFQDVPEVPHVRLGQQADLVVVAPATADLLARAVAGRADDLLTGTLLTARCPVMFAPAMHTEMWLHPATVDNVATLRRRGAVVLEPASGRLTGADSGAGRLPEAEEITTLAHLLLERHDALPYDLAGCKVLVTAGGTREAIDPVRFIGNRSSGKQGYAVARVAAQRGAEVTLIAGHTAGLIDPAGVNVVHVSSAEQLGSAVSKHAPEANVLVMAAAVADFRPTQVATAKIKKSDQGPPTIELVRNDDVLAGAVQARSHGQLPNMRAIVGFAAETGDANGDVLFHARAKLRRKGCDLLVVNAVGDGRAFEVDSNDGWLLAADGTESALQHGSKTLMASRIVDAIATFLHGDGA; encoded by the coding sequence ATGGAGGGACAGCGCAGTGAGCGCAGCTCCAAACGCGTCATCGTCGGCGTTTCCGGCGGTATCGCGGCCTACAAGGCCTGCACCGTTGTCCGTCAGCTCACCGAAGCCGGCCACCGCGTCCGGGTCATACCCACCGACTCGGCTCTGCGCTTCGTCGGAGCCGCCACCTTCGAGGCGCTGTCCGGCGAGCCGGTACGTACCGGCGTCTTCCAGGACGTTCCCGAGGTCCCGCACGTCCGGCTCGGCCAGCAGGCCGATCTGGTGGTCGTCGCCCCGGCAACCGCCGATCTGCTTGCCAGGGCCGTTGCCGGTCGAGCCGACGACCTACTGACCGGAACGCTGCTCACCGCCCGCTGCCCGGTGATGTTCGCGCCGGCCATGCACACCGAGATGTGGCTGCACCCGGCCACCGTCGACAACGTCGCCACCCTGCGCCGCCGCGGCGCGGTGGTGCTGGAACCCGCCTCCGGACGCCTCACCGGCGCGGACAGCGGTGCCGGGCGTCTGCCCGAGGCAGAAGAGATCACCACCCTGGCGCACTTGCTGCTGGAGCGCCACGACGCGTTGCCCTACGACCTCGCGGGCTGCAAGGTGCTGGTGACAGCCGGTGGCACCCGCGAGGCGATCGACCCGGTGCGCTTCATCGGCAACCGCAGCTCCGGCAAGCAGGGGTATGCCGTGGCCCGGGTGGCCGCCCAGCGCGGCGCCGAGGTCACGCTCATCGCCGGGCACACCGCGGGACTCATCGACCCCGCCGGGGTGAACGTGGTGCACGTCAGTTCCGCCGAGCAGCTCGGCAGCGCGGTGTCCAAGCACGCTCCGGAAGCCAACGTGCTGGTGATGGCGGCGGCGGTGGCCGACTTCCGGCCCACCCAGGTTGCCACCGCGAAGATCAAAAAGAGCGACCAGGGCCCGCCGACCATCGAACTGGTCCGCAACGATGACGTGCTGGCCGGCGCGGTGCAGGCCCGCTCACACGGTCAGTTGCCCAACATGCGCGCCATCGTCGGGTTCGCGGCCGAGACCGGTGACGCTAACGGGGACGTGCTTTTTCACGCCCGCGCCAAATTGCGGCGCAAGGGCTGCGATCTGCTGGTCGTCAACGCCGTCGGTGACGGCAGGGCGTTCGAGGTGGACAGCAACGACGGCTGGCTGCTGGCTGCCGACGGAACCGAATCGGCGCTGCAGCACGGATCCAAGACTCTGATGGCGAGCCGTATCGTTGATGCGATCGCCACGTTCCTGCATGGGGACGGGGCCTGA
- a CDS encoding GMC oxidoreductase — translation MDSRARRTILSRRQFLGAAAGLGVGALGAGVFELGLRRDEVGARPKSHYRAIVVGSGYGGGVTALRLGEAGVNTLILEKGRLWEAADDDGKRFSRMLPADNRAGWFTAVPPSLVPSFRGVSMEQVARNAPSRQPVQAGICDKVVHGAHTVFRGVAVGGGSMINAAIAAIPTLAQVRAAFPDIDPTVFLDTYIERAKTMLRISYRDMDWFERTPWFQYARVGRQYADAAGYRVDYNGSAYSFDYMKREEAGEVPRSSLDFEQQYGNNYGRFGSVDQTYLAAALKTGHVTLRPLTEVTGIRRERSGEYVISTRQIDRFGAELRRDEIGCDELYLSAGVLGTTELLLRARETGTLPDLSEEIGRGYGNNGDIMVAHMLQPGHPAGTQQSLMGMINLDGRDDPVNPVYASMFSLPLPVETYALGYYVMVRTGDRADIVYNWATNAVAINWPDDYTEHLRVRAQSVFDRVTHANGVDYRDDLFEGKVFTANTVHPMGGVVRGRATDGYGRVKGYTKLHVNDASLLPGYLGCNPFMTITALAERNIEAILQGRK, via the coding sequence ATGGACAGCAGAGCGCGCCGAACGATCTTGTCGCGTCGACAGTTCCTTGGCGCAGCCGCCGGCTTGGGGGTGGGCGCCCTGGGCGCGGGTGTTTTCGAGCTCGGGTTACGACGCGACGAGGTTGGGGCACGGCCCAAGAGCCACTACCGGGCGATCGTCGTAGGCAGTGGTTATGGCGGCGGTGTCACCGCACTGCGTCTTGGCGAGGCCGGGGTGAACACCCTGATTCTGGAGAAGGGCAGGCTCTGGGAAGCCGCCGACGACGACGGAAAGCGTTTCTCCCGAATGCTTCCCGCGGATAATCGCGCGGGCTGGTTCACCGCGGTCCCACCCAGCCTGGTGCCCTCGTTCCGCGGGGTGTCGATGGAGCAAGTGGCCAGGAACGCGCCGTCCAGGCAACCCGTGCAGGCCGGCATCTGTGACAAGGTTGTCCACGGCGCGCACACCGTGTTTCGCGGAGTCGCCGTCGGCGGCGGATCGATGATCAACGCCGCCATCGCCGCGATCCCGACGCTCGCCCAGGTTCGCGCGGCCTTCCCCGACATCGACCCCACGGTCTTCCTCGACACTTACATCGAGCGCGCAAAGACGATGCTGCGCATCAGTTATCGCGACATGGATTGGTTCGAGCGGACCCCGTGGTTTCAATATGCACGAGTCGGCCGGCAGTACGCCGACGCGGCGGGCTACCGCGTCGACTACAACGGCAGCGCCTACTCGTTCGACTACATGAAAAGAGAAGAAGCGGGCGAGGTTCCGCGCTCGTCACTCGATTTTGAGCAGCAGTATGGGAACAACTACGGCAGGTTCGGCAGTGTCGACCAGACCTACCTCGCTGCCGCCCTGAAAACCGGCCACGTCACGCTGCGGCCGCTGACCGAGGTCACCGGGATCCGCCGCGAGCGGTCGGGGGAGTACGTGATTTCCACCCGCCAGATCGACCGGTTCGGCGCCGAACTCCGGCGCGACGAAATCGGTTGTGACGAACTGTACCTCAGCGCCGGGGTACTCGGCACCACCGAATTGCTGCTGAGGGCGCGCGAAACCGGCACACTGCCCGATCTGAGCGAGGAGATCGGCCGAGGCTACGGCAACAACGGGGACATCATGGTCGCCCACATGCTCCAGCCCGGCCATCCCGCCGGCACCCAGCAATCGCTGATGGGAATGATCAACCTCGATGGACGCGACGATCCGGTCAACCCGGTGTACGCCAGCATGTTCTCGCTACCGCTGCCGGTCGAGACGTATGCGCTCGGCTATTACGTGATGGTGCGTACCGGGGACCGCGCCGACATCGTCTACAACTGGGCGACCAACGCCGTTGCCATCAACTGGCCCGACGATTACACCGAACACCTGCGCGTCCGGGCACAGTCGGTGTTCGACAGGGTGACCCACGCCAACGGCGTCGACTACCGCGATGACCTCTTCGAGGGAAAAGTCTTCACCGCCAACACGGTTCATCCGATGGGCGGGGTGGTGCGGGGCAGGGCCACCGACGGCTACGGCAGGGTGAAGGGGTACACCAAGCTGCACGTCAACGACGCGTCGCTGCTGCCCGGCTACCTCGGCTGCAATCCGTTCATGACCATCACCGCGCTGGCCGAACGCAATATCGAAGCGATCCTGCAGGGGCGGAAATGA
- a CDS encoding pyridoxamine 5'-phosphate oxidase family protein, with protein MAKVFSRIDESLRAFIAEQAMFFVATAPSEGGRINLSPKGYADTFAVLDDHTVAYVDLFGSGVETIAHLRDNGRITLMFCSFTRNSRILRLFGTGRVLRPDDDEFARVRAHFGELRSGVRAAIVVEVERIADACGFAVPYYELVDDRPVLDNYHSKQPHEAYAGTIGRNQHSIDGLAGLDPDHPLPPRTQ; from the coding sequence ATGGCGAAAGTGTTCTCCCGTATCGACGAGTCGCTCCGCGCGTTCATTGCCGAACAGGCCATGTTCTTCGTCGCCACCGCCCCGTCTGAGGGCGGCCGAATCAACCTCTCGCCCAAGGGATACGCCGACACCTTCGCGGTGCTCGATGACCACACCGTCGCCTATGTGGATCTGTTCGGCAGCGGCGTGGAGACCATTGCGCATCTGCGGGACAACGGCCGCATCACGCTGATGTTCTGCTCGTTCACCCGAAACTCCCGCATTCTCCGGCTGTTCGGCACCGGACGTGTGCTGCGCCCTGACGACGACGAATTCGCCCGTGTGCGAGCTCATTTCGGGGAGCTGCGGTCCGGGGTGCGGGCTGCCATCGTCGTCGAGGTGGAACGGATCGCGGATGCGTGCGGCTTCGCGGTGCCCTACTACGAACTCGTCGACGACCGGCCGGTGCTCGACAACTATCACAGCAAGCAACCGCACGAGGCCTACGCCGGCACCATCGGCCGCAATCAGCACAGCATCGACGGCCTGGCCGGGCTGGACCCGGACCACCCGCTGCCGCCACGGACCCAGTAG
- the metK gene encoding methionine adenosyltransferase, with the protein MSENGRLFTSESVTEGHPDKICDAISDSVLDSLLAGDPRSRVAVETLVTTGQVHVVGEVTTTAKEAFADITNTVRARILDIGYDSSEKGFDGASCGVNIGIGAQSPDIAQGVDTAHEARVEGAADPLDAQGAGDQGLMFGYAINDTPELMPLPIALAHRLSRKLTEVRKNGTLPYLRPDGKTQVTIEYEDDVPVRLDTVVVSTQHADGIDLVKTLDPDIRRHVLQTVLDELGHETLDSSSTRVLVNPTGKFVLGGPMGDAGLTGRKIIVDTYGGWARHGGGAFSGKDPSKVDRSAAYAMRWVAKNIVAAGLAERVEVQVAYAIGKAAPVGLFIETFGTAIVDPVKIEKIVPEVFDLRPGAIIRDLDLLRPIYAQTAAYGHFGRTDIELPWEQLDKVDDLKRAI; encoded by the coding sequence GTGAGCGAGAACGGTCGACTGTTTACCAGTGAGTCGGTGACCGAGGGGCATCCAGACAAGATCTGTGACGCCATCAGTGACTCGGTCCTCGACTCGCTGCTGGCGGGCGACCCGCGCTCACGCGTGGCGGTTGAGACATTGGTGACCACCGGGCAGGTCCACGTGGTGGGCGAGGTCACCACCACGGCGAAGGAGGCGTTCGCCGACATCACCAATACGGTCCGCGCGCGGATCCTCGACATCGGCTACGACTCGTCGGAGAAGGGCTTTGACGGCGCTTCCTGCGGGGTCAACATCGGCATCGGCGCCCAGTCCCCGGACATCGCCCAGGGCGTCGACACGGCGCACGAGGCCCGCGTCGAGGGTGCGGCGGACCCGCTGGACGCCCAAGGCGCCGGAGACCAGGGCCTGATGTTCGGCTACGCGATCAACGACACCCCTGAGCTGATGCCGCTGCCCATCGCGTTGGCCCACCGGCTGTCCCGGAAGCTGACCGAGGTCCGCAAGAACGGCACCCTGCCCTACTTGCGCCCGGACGGCAAGACGCAGGTCACCATCGAATACGAGGACGACGTCCCGGTGCGGCTGGACACCGTGGTCGTCTCCACCCAGCACGCCGACGGCATCGACCTGGTCAAGACGCTGGACCCCGACATCCGCCGGCATGTGCTGCAGACCGTGCTCGACGAGCTGGGCCACGAGACCCTGGACTCGTCCTCGACCCGCGTGCTGGTGAACCCGACCGGCAAGTTCGTGCTGGGCGGGCCGATGGGTGACGCCGGCCTGACCGGCCGCAAGATCATCGTCGACACCTACGGTGGCTGGGCCCGGCACGGTGGCGGCGCCTTCTCCGGCAAGGACCCGTCGAAGGTGGACCGGTCGGCGGCGTACGCGATGCGCTGGGTAGCCAAGAACATCGTCGCTGCCGGGCTGGCGGAGCGGGTCGAGGTGCAGGTCGCCTATGCGATCGGCAAGGCGGCCCCGGTCGGCCTGTTCATCGAGACGTTCGGCACCGCGATCGTCGACCCGGTCAAGATCGAGAAGATCGTGCCGGAGGTCTTCGACCTGCGTCCCGGCGCGATCATCCGCGACCTGGACCTGCTGCGCCCCATCTACGCGCAGACCGCCGCGTACGGGCACTTCGGCCGCACCGACATCGAATTGCCGTGGGAGCAGCTGGACAAGGTCGACGACCTCAAGCGCGCCATCTAG
- a CDS encoding flavin-containing monooxygenase, whose product MTNTPDHEVLIVGAGFSGIGAAIKLDEAGFSDYLIVEAGDGVGGTWYWNTYPGIAVDIPSFSYQFSFEQSPDWSRTYAPGRELRAYAEHCVEKYAIRSRIRFNTKVIAAEYDEQHSLWRVQTDPDGEITARYIISASGVLTVPKLPDIDGVDSFDGITMHTARWDHTQDLTGKRVGIIGTGASAVQIIPEIAPNVASLTVFQRTPIWCFPKFDVPLPAPARWAMRIPGGKAVQRVLSQAFVEATFPISAHYFKVFPLAKWMAAAGRRYLRQEVEDPEVREQLTPQYAVGCKRPGFHNTYLSTFNRDNVQLVTKPIDKITPSAVATDDGTTFDVDVLILATGFKVLDSDDVLTYAVSGVGGQSLSRFWDEHRTQAYEGVSIPGFPNFFAVFGPYGYVGSSYFALIETQTHHILRCLKRARQQGATRVEVTEEANDRYFAEMMRRRYRQVFWQDSCRLANSYYFDKNGDVPLRPTTTVEAYWRSRHFDLDDYRYTG is encoded by the coding sequence ATGACAAACACGCCCGACCACGAAGTCCTGATCGTCGGCGCCGGCTTCTCCGGCATCGGCGCAGCCATCAAGCTCGACGAGGCGGGATTTTCCGACTATCTGATCGTCGAAGCCGGCGACGGCGTCGGCGGCACCTGGTACTGGAACACCTATCCCGGTATCGCGGTGGACATTCCGTCGTTCTCCTACCAGTTCTCGTTCGAGCAGAGTCCGGATTGGTCGCGCACCTACGCGCCCGGGCGTGAGCTACGGGCCTACGCCGAACACTGCGTCGAGAAGTACGCGATCCGGTCCCGCATCCGCTTCAACACCAAGGTGATCGCCGCTGAGTACGACGAGCAGCACAGCCTGTGGCGGGTCCAGACCGACCCGGACGGCGAAATCACCGCCCGCTACATCATCAGCGCCAGCGGTGTCCTGACGGTGCCCAAGCTGCCCGACATCGACGGGGTCGACTCCTTCGACGGCATCACCATGCACACCGCCCGCTGGGACCACACCCAGGACCTGACCGGCAAGCGCGTCGGGATCATCGGCACCGGCGCCTCGGCCGTCCAGATCATCCCGGAGATTGCGCCGAATGTCGCGAGCCTCACCGTGTTTCAGCGCACGCCCATCTGGTGCTTCCCCAAGTTCGACGTTCCGCTGCCCGCACCGGCGCGCTGGGCGATGCGGATCCCCGGCGGCAAAGCGGTGCAGCGAGTGCTCAGCCAGGCCTTCGTCGAAGCGACGTTCCCGATCTCGGCGCACTACTTCAAGGTGTTCCCCCTGGCCAAGTGGATGGCCGCGGCCGGACGGCGCTATCTGCGTCAGGAGGTCGAGGACCCGGAGGTGCGCGAGCAACTCACGCCGCAATACGCGGTGGGCTGCAAGCGCCCAGGCTTCCACAACACCTATCTGTCCACGTTCAACCGCGACAACGTGCAGCTGGTCACCAAGCCCATCGACAAGATCACCCCGTCGGCGGTCGCCACCGACGACGGCACCACCTTTGACGTCGATGTGCTCATCCTCGCCACCGGATTCAAGGTGCTCGACAGCGACGACGTCCTGACCTACGCCGTCTCGGGCGTCGGCGGGCAGTCGTTGAGCCGGTTCTGGGACGAGCACCGCACCCAGGCCTACGAGGGCGTCAGCATCCCGGGGTTCCCGAACTTCTTCGCCGTGTTCGGGCCCTACGGTTACGTCGGGTCGTCCTACTTCGCGCTGATCGAGACCCAGACCCACCACATCCTGCGTTGCCTGAAACGGGCACGCCAACAGGGCGCGACGCGGGTAGAGGTCACCGAAGAAGCCAATGACCGCTACTTCGCCGAGATGATGCGCCGGCGCTACCGCCAGGTGTTCTGGCAGGACAGCTGCCGGCTGGCCAACAGCTACTACTTCGACAAGAACGGCGACGTTCCGCTGCGTCCTACCACTACCGTCGAAGCCTATTGGCGCAGCAGGCATTTCGATCTCGATGACTACCGGTACACCGGATAG